Proteins encoded by one window of Gopherus flavomarginatus isolate rGopFla2 chromosome 11 unlocalized genomic scaffold, rGopFla2.mat.asm SUPER_11_unloc_1, whole genome shotgun sequence:
- the LOC127040889 gene encoding olfactory receptor 6N1-like — protein sequence MADIEQGNQTSITEFILLGFEELVDLQIFLFLLFLVIYIVTVAGNILIVVLIVADQHLHTPMYLFLGNLSCLETCYTSTILPRMLASFLTGDRTISFSGCIAQFYFFGFLVTVECYLLSAMSYDRYLAICKPLNYAAIMNNAICSQLAAGSWLAGFLVSIIIIFLMSQLTFCGPSIIDHFFCDFTPIIKLSCSDTHVMELVTSMLTFITTLPPFLLTLATYVYIISTILRIPSTNGKQKAFSTCSSHLIVVTVFYGAIMIVYMLPKADTLRDLNKVFSVLYTVLTPLVNPLIYSLRNKEVKEALRKAARKCLAFTRM from the coding sequence ATGGCAGACATAGAACAGGGAAATCAAACATCTATCACGGAGTTCATCCTCTTGGGATTTGAGGAGCTCGTTGACCTGCAGatctttctcttcctgctgtttctagTCATCTATATTGTGACTGTTGCTGGGAACATCCTCATTGTGGTGCTGattgtggctgatcagcaccttcacacccccatgtacctCTTCTTGGGAAAcctgtcctgcttggagacctgctacacctccaccatccttcccaggatgctggccagtttcctgactggggacagaaccatTTCTTTCAGTGGCTGTATTGCACAGTTTTATTTCTTCGGTTTCCTAGTGACTGTTGAGTGTTATCTCTTATCTGCAATGTCGTATGATCGTTACTTAGCCATATGTAAACCACTCAATTATGCAGCCATCATGAATAATGCAATTTGTAGCCAACTAGCAGCTGGATCTTGGCTGGCTGGATTCTTAGTTAGCATCATCATCATATTTTTAATGTCACAATTAACATTTTGTGGCCCCAGTAtaattgaccatttcttttgtgatttcacTCCAATAATAAAACTATCCTGCAGCGACACTCACGTGATGGAACTTGTCACATCCATGCTGACATTTATAACTACCCTGCCCCCATTTCTACTAACCCTGGCAACCTACGTTTATATTATATCTACCATCCTGAGAATTCCTTCTACCAACGGAaagcaaaaggccttttccacctgttcCTCTCACCTCATCGTAGTTACAGTTTTCTATGGGGCCATAATGATTGTCTACATGCTGCCAAAAGCTGACACCCTGCGAGATCTGAACAAAGTGTTCTCTGTCTTGTACACAGTTCTGACTCCGCTGGtgaaccccctcatctacagcctgagaaacaaagaggtgaaggaggccctgagaaaaGCTGCCAGGAAATGTTTAGCTTTCACAAGAATGTAA